Proteins from one Anopheles nili chromosome 2, idAnoNiliSN_F5_01, whole genome shotgun sequence genomic window:
- the LOC128726215 gene encoding chromodomain-helicase-DNA-binding protein Mi-2 homolog produces the protein MASDEEIDESIAEEEGGVMDETADASLAADADEGSDEEANTKSNAQQDEDDDYEPEDNRKKKKGKKRKARSDEKRGRKKKKRKKNDSGDESDQKQSDDGGGSNAAAAAAAAAAQAAESDYESRPKRGRDRKKGSSSRSEKEKMPSIQEVCSSFDLTDVKIEYSDEDLENLVTFKMFQTHVRPILTKENPRVPMAKLMMLVAAKWREFCTQNPNISSEDATAAEGAGKEDDAPATPEYVPKSSRSRSKMENKHEDMVYDDEDEEEEEEVERERTRKSKKGKSGGGSSGGGGGSSSNKKSGGGSSSSRKQKVPTLKIKFGKRKNASSDEEQDASGGSERDSDAEFEKMLQQSESDKPEKPERGESSNGGTGGSSGGGADGGGDDTSDQPPVRKKAKTKIGNKSKKKSKSKKSKFPDGGEEGEHEHQDYCEVCQQGGEIILCDTCPKAYHLVCLDPELEDTPEGKWSCPTCEAEGPADEDDDEHQEFCRVCKDGGELLCCDNCPSAYHTFCLNPPLDDIPDGDWRCPRCSCPPLADKVQKILTWRWTDKPINPDEPSTSKGAVGGSTRRREYFVKWLEKSYWHCDWITELQLDVHHPLMFRYYTRKYDMEEPPKLEEALDEQDNRYKRIQRMREVNGNLNETELEEKFYRYGVKPEWLMVHRVINHRTMRDGRTLYLVKWRELPYDQATWEDEEEDIPGLKLAVEYYLDLRANCSQDIGGGSGSGSSSSKKSKKKGRRRLRELEEEERTTGMKRYTPPPEKPTTDLKRKFEVQPPYLDETGMRLHPYQLEGINWLRYSWANGTDTILADEMGLGKTIQTATFLYSLYKEGHCKGPFLVAVPLSTIINWEREFETWAPDFYCITYVGDKESRSVIRENELSFEEGAVRGGKASRIRASSIKFNVLLTSYELISIDAACLGSIDWSVLVVDEAHRLKSNQSKFFKVLNAYNIAYKLLLTGTPLQNNLEELFHLLNFLNKNKFNELAEFQNEFADISKEEQVKRLHEMLGPHMLRRMKADVLKNMPTKSEFIVRVELSPLQKKYYKYILTRNYEALNPKGGGGACSLINIMMDLKKCCNHPYLFAAAAEEAQLGPGGNYELQSLTKAAGKLVLLEKMLKLLKSQGHRVLIFSQMTKMLDILEDFLEGLGYKYERIDGGITGSIRQEAIDRFNAPGAPQFCFLLSTRAGGLGINLATADTVIIYDSDWNPHNDIQAFSRAHRIGQANKVMIYRFVTRNSVEERVTQVAKRKMMLTHLVVRPGMGGKGTNFTKQELDDILRFGTEELFKEEDGKDEEAIHYDEKAVAELLDRSNKGVEEKENWANEYLSSFKVASYSTKEDVEEETETEVIKQEAENSDPAYWVKLLRHHYEQHQEDLSRTLGKGKRVRKQVNYTDGGVIQADPVKEDSTWQENVSDYNNSDYSGASDEDRDEDDEESEQGRRSRRRIERKEAERDNRPLPPLLARVGGNIEVLGFNARQRKSFLNAIMRYGMPPQDAFHSQWLVRDLRGKSERIFKAYVSLFMRHLCEPGADNAETFADGVPREGLSRQHVLTRIGVMSLIRKKVQEFEHINGYYSMPELIKRPCEPVKIVPPAIAAGPGGGEGTSGAVAAGGATGETSKSATTSTSATPATSAAPSPAPNTSSSGDKDDEQAAGASEKEKAVEGEKEKSGDSSPAAGADEAEKPEEVKKDSAGGKDGETPVAVAADKKPPPTGEKKDDDADAVKEEPMDTDAGAAVKKENDDESKKSPTAEATEELKDGKAVVDEDAPIELKKEVDVKEKSKDAEDKPKPNEAAKGGGSDDGKKSSDVASTMPKKEERGEDVEDDDDDDEQEQQPDVKPSVAPVAPVATTTTIDDDDDDVVIVKDDDEDVKKPEPVKENLEVHKRAFMFNIADGGFTELHTLWFNEEKAAVPGREYEIWHRRHDYWLLAGIVTHGYGRWQDIQNDIRFAIINEPFKMDVGKGNFLEIKNKFLARRFKLLEQSLVIEEQLRRAALLNLAQDPSHPAMALNARFAEVECLAESHQHLSKESLAGNKPANAVLHKVLNQLEELLSDMKSDVSRLPATLARIPPVAQRLQMSERSILSRLAATGNTVQQNPPMSQFPPGYQGTTLPGFAAAAAANFATFRPTFSVPGQPTNFSSTAGAGGSSSSGK, from the exons ATGGCTTCCGACGAGGAAATTGACGAGTCCATTGCCG AAGAGGAAGGTGGCGTAATGGACGAAACAGCGGATGCCTCGTTGGCCGCAGATGCGGATGAGGGCTCTGACGAGGAAGCCAACACGAAAAGCAATGCCCAGCAGGATGAGGACGACGATTACGAGCCAGAGGACAaccggaagaagaagaagggcaAGAAAAGGAAGGCCCGCAGTGACGAGAAGCGCGgccggaagaagaaaaaacgcaagaaGAATGACAGTGGTGACGAGAGTGACCAGAAGCAGAGCGACGACGGGGGTGGTAGCAATGCGGCGGCCgcggccgctgccgctgctgcccAGGCCGCCGAATCGGATTACGAGTCGCGCCCGAAGCGAGGCCGCGATCGCAAGAAGGGAAGCAGCAGTcgcagtg aaaaggaaaagatgCCGTCGATCCAGGAAGTGTGCAGTTCGTTTGATCTGACCGACGTCAAGATCGAGTACTCGGATGAGGATCTGGAGAATCTGGTCACGTTCAAGATGTTCCAGACGCACGTGCGCCCGATCCTGACCAAGGAGAACCCACGCGTGCCGATGGCGAAGCTGATGATGCTTGTCGCCGCGAAGTGGCGCGAATTTTGCACCCAAAATCCGAACATCTCGAGTGAGGATGCCACGGCGGCGGAGGGAGCGGGCAAAGAGGACGACGCCCCGGCCACGCCGGAGTATGTACCCAAGTCGAGCCGATCGCGCAGCAAAATGGAGAACAAGCACGAGGACATGGTgtacgacgacgaggacgaagaggaagaggaggaggtggAGCGGGAGAGGacgcgcaaaagcaaaaagggcaagagtggtggcggcagcagcggtggcggaggtggaagtagcagcaacaaaaagagTGGCGgtggaagcagcagcagccggaaGCAGAAGGTGCCGACGTTAAAAATTAAGTTTGGCAAGCGCAAGAATGCCAGTTCGGACGAGGAGCAGGACGCAAGCGGTGGTTCCGAGCGCGATTCCGATGCCGAGTTCGAGAAGATGCTGCAGCAGTCGGAATCGGATAAGCCGGAGAAGCCGGAACGGGGAGAATCGTCGAACGGTGGGACCGGCGGAAGCAGCGGAGGCGGTGCGGATGGTGGAGGAGACGATACGTCGGATCAGCCGCCGGTGCgtaaaaaagccaaaaccaAGATTGGCAACAAgtcgaagaagaagagcaaatCGAAGAAAAGCAAGTTCCCGGACGGTGGCGAGGAGGGCGAACACGAGCATCAGGACTATTGCGAGGTGTGCCAGCAGGGCGGGGAGATCATTTTGTGCGATACCTGCCCGAAGGCGTACCATTTAGTGTGTCTGGATCCGGAGCTAGAGGACACGCCCGAGGGCAAGTGGTCTTGTCCGACGTGTGAAGCGGAAGGACCGGCGgatgaagacgacgacgagcaTCAGGAGTTCTGCCGCGTGTGCAAGGATGGAGGAGAGTTGCTGTGTTGCGACAATTGTCCTTCCGCGTACCACACGTTCTGTTTGAACCCACCGCTGGATGACATTCCCGATGGAGACTGGCGGTGTCCAAGGTGTAGCTGCCCGCCGTTGGCCGATAAAGTGCAGAAAATCCTAACCTGGCGGTGGACGGACAAACCGATCAATCCGGACGAACCGTCCACGTCGAAGGGAGCGGTCGGTGGTTCGACACGTCGCCGGGAGTATTTCGTGAAGTGGCTCGAGAAGTCGTACTGGCACTGCGATTGGATAACGGAGCTGCAGCTCGACGTGCACCATCCGCTCATGTTCCGGTATTACACGCGCAAGTACGACATGGAGGAACCGCCTAAGCTGGAGGAAGCGCTCGACGAACAGGACAACCGCTACAAGCGCATCCAGCGCATGCGCGAGGTCAACGGGAACCTGAACGAGACGGAGCTGGAGGAAAAGTTCTACCGCTACGGTGTGAAGCCCGAGTGGCTGATGGTGCACCGGGTGATCAATCACCGGACGATGCGCGACGGTCGGACGCTTTATTTGGTGAAGTGGCGCGAACTCCCGTACGATCAGGCAACCTGGGAGGACGAAGAGGAGGACATCCCGGGGTTGAAGCTGGCCGTGGAGTACTACCTCGATTTGCGTGCCAACTGCTCGCAGGACATTGGTGGTGGCAGTGGCAgcggcagtagcagcagcaaaaagagcaagaaaaaaggccGCCGTCGGTTGCGTGAGCTTGAGGAGGAAGAGCGCACGACGGGCATGAAGCGGTACACGCCACCGCCGGAAAAGCCGACCACGGATTTGAAGCGCAAGTTCGAGGTACAACCGCCGTATCTGGATGAGACGGGAATGCGATTGCATCCGTATCAGCTGGAGGGGATCAACTGGTTGCGTTACTCGTGGGCCAATGGGACCGATACGATCCTGGCCGACGAGATGGGTCTGGGAAAGACGATCCAAACGGCCACGTTCCTGTACTCGCTGTACAAGGAGGGCCACTGTAAGGGTCCGTTCCTGGTGGCGGTGCCGCTTTCGACCATCATCAATTGGGAGCGTGAGTTCGAAACGTGGGCACCCGATTTCTACTGCATCACGTACGTGGGCGACAAGGAGTCACGGTCGGTGATACGCGAGAACGAGCTGTCCTTCGAGGAGGGCGCTGTGCGAGGTGGCAAAGCATCGCGCATTCGAGCGAGCTCGATCAAGTTTAACGTGCTGCTGACGAGCTACGAGCTGATTTCGATCGATGCCGCCTGTCTCGGGTCGATCGATTGGTccgtgctggtggtggacGAGGCGCATCGTCTCAAATCGAACCAGAGCAAGTTCTTCAAGGTGCTGAACGCGTACAACATCGCGTACAAGCTGCTGTTAACCGGTACACCGCTGCAGAACAACCTCGAGGAGCTGTTCCATCTGCTGAACTTCCTGAACAAGAACAAATTCAACGAGCTGGCGGAGTTCCAGAACGAGTTCGCTGACATTTCGAAGGAGGAGCAGGTGAAGCGACTGCACGAGATGCTGGGACCACACATGCTGCGCCGGATGAAAGCGGACGTGTTGAAGAACATGCCCACCAAGTCGGAGTTTATTGTGCGCGTGGAGCTGTCGCCGTTGCAGAAAAAGTACTACAAGTACATCCTGACGCGCAACTACGAGGCGTTGAACCCcaagggtggtggtggcgcttGCTCGCTGATTAACATTATGATGGATCTGAAAAAGTGCTGCAACCATCCGTACCTGTTTGCGGCGGCGGCTGAGGAAGCGCAGCTGGGTCCGGGCGGCAACTACGAGTTGCAGTCGCTGACGAAGGCTGCCGGCAAGCTGGTGTTGTTGGAGAAGATGCTGAAGTTGCTAAAATCCCAGGGCCACCGGGTGTTGATCTTTTCGCAGATGACGAAAATGTTGGACATTTTGGAGGACTTCCTCGAGGGGCTGGGATACAAGTACGAGCGTATCGACGGTGGCATCACCGGCAGCATCCGGCAggaagcgatcgatcggtttaaCGCGCCGGGTGCGCCACAGTTTTGCTTCCTGCTGTCGACTCGAGCCGGTGGGTTGGGCATTAACTTGGCCACCGCCGATACGGTCATCATCTACGATTCGGATTGGAATCCGCACAACGACATACAAGCGTTTTCGCGTGCGCATCGCATCGGTCAGGCCAACAAAGTGATGATCTATCGGTTCGTGACGCGTAACTCGGTGGAGGAGCGCGTGACGCAGGTGGCGAAGCGTAAGATGATGCTGACGCATTTGGTGGTGCGGCCCGGTATGGGTGGCAAGGGTACCAACTTTACCAAGCAGGAGCTGGACGATATTCTGCGCTTCGGTACGGAGGAACTGTTCAAGGAGGAGGACGGCAAGGACGAGGAGGCGATCCATTACGATGAAAAGGCGGTCGCGGAGCTGCTCGACCGCTCGAACAAGGGCgtggaggagaaggagaacTGGGCAAACGAGTATCTGTCCTCGTTCAAGGTGGCCTCGTACTCGACCAAGGAGGACGTGGAagaggaaacggaaacggaggTGATTAAGCAGGAGGCGGAAAATTCCGACCCAGCGTACTGGGTGAAGCTGTTGCGGCACCACTACGAACAGCACCAGGAAGACCTGTCGAGAACGCTTGGCAAGGGTAAGCGTGTGCGCAAGCAAGTCAACTACACGGACGGTGGCGTGATCCAGGCGGATCCGGTGAAGGAAGACTCCACCTGGCAGGAGAACGTGTCGGACTACAACAATTCGGACTACTCGGGCGCGTCGGATGAAGATcgcgacgaggacgacgaggagaGCGAACAGGGACGTCGCAGCCGGCGACGCATCGAGCGTAAGGAAGCGGAACGGGATAATCGACCACTTCCGCCGCTGTTGGCGCGTGTCGGTGGCAACATCGAGGTGTTGGGTTTTAACGCGCGCCAGCGCAAGAGCTTCCTGAACGCAATCATGCGTTACGGCATGCCACCGCAAGATGCATTCCACTCGCAGTGGTTGGTGCGCGATCTGCGCGGTAAATCGGAGCGCATTTTCAAGGCGTACGTGTCGCTGTTCATGCGACACCTGTGTGAACCGGGTGCGGATAATGCGGAAACGTTTGCGGACGGTGTGCCGCGGGAGGGCCTCAGCCGGCAGCACGTGTTGACGCGCATTGGCGTAATGTCGCTGATTCGGAAGAAGGTGCAGGAATTTGAGCACATCAACGGGTACTATAGTATGCCGGAGTTGATTAAGCGACCCTGTGAGCCGGTTAAAATTGTCCCCCCTGCCATTGCGGCGGGACCCGGCGGTGGTGAAGGAACGTCCGGAGCGGTTGCAGCCGGAGGAGCTACTGGCGAAACGTCGAAATCGGCCACAACCAGCACGAGCGCGACACCGGCAACGAGTGCCGCACCCAGTCCTGCTCCTAATACCAGCTCATCGGGTGATAAGGACGATGAGCAGGCGGCGGGAGCGAGTGAGAAGGAGAAGGCAGTTGAGggcgagaaggaaaagtcCGGTGACAGCAGCCCCGCTGCTGGAGCAGATGAGGCGGAGAAGCCGGAAGAGGTGAAAAAGGATTCGGCTGGTGGGAAAGATGGAGAGACACCGGTGGCGGTAGCAGCGgacaaaaaaccaccgccgacgggagagaaaaaggacgatgaTGCGGACGCTGTAAAAGAGGAACCGATGGACACGGATGCGGGAGCCGCGGTAAAAAAGGAGAATGATGATGAATCGAAAAAATCGCCCACGGCCGAAGCAACCGAGGAGCTGAAGGATGGAAAAGCGGTTGTTGATGAGGACGCACCGATCGAGCTGAAAAAGGAAGTGGATGTGAAGGAAAAGAGCAAGGATGCGGAGgacaaaccgaaaccgaacgaggCTGCCAAGGGTGGTGGATCTGATGATGGGAAGAAGTCATCCGACGTGGCTTCGACCATGCcgaagaaagaagagagaggAGAAGACGTGgaggatgatgacgacgacgacgag CAGGAACAGCAGCCGGATGTGAAACCGTCGGTGGCTCCGGTGGCTCCGGTCGCAACGACAACCACgatcgatgacgacgatgatgacgtgGTGATTgtgaaggacgacgacgaggacgtaAAAAAGCCGGAACCCGTGAAGGAGAACCTGGAGGTGCATAAGCGTGCGTTCATGTTCAACATCGCCGACGGTGGCTTTACGGAGTTGCACACGCTGTGGTTCAACGAGGAGAAAGCGGCCGTTCCGGGGCGAGAGTACGAAATTTGGCACCGTCGGCATGATTACTGGTTGCTTGCGGGTATCGTCACGCACGGATACGGCCGTTGGCAGGACATCCAGAACGACATCCGGTTCGCGATCATCAACGAGCCGTTCAAGATGGATGTCGGTAAGGGTAACTTCCTGGAGATCAAGAACAAATTCCTCGCGCGCCGTTTTAAGCTGCTCGAGCAGTCGCTCGTGATTGAGGAGCAGTTGCGCCGGGCTGCGCTGTTGAACCTGGCGCAGGATCCGAGCCATCCGGCAATGGCACTGAACGCGCGGTTCGCCGAGGTCGAGTGTTTGGCTGAGTCGCATCAACACCTGAGCAAAGAGTCGCTGGCTGGGAACAAACCGGCCAATGCCGTGCTGCACAAGGTGCTGAACCAGCTCGAGGAGCTGCTGTCGGATATGAAATCGGACGTATCGCGGTTGCCGGCGACACTCGCCCGTATCCCACCCGTCGCCCAGAGGCTGCAAATGTCCGAGCGTTCGATCTTGTCGCGGTTAGCTGCCACGGGCAACACGGTCCAGCAGAATC CACCAATGTCACAGTTCCCGCCAGGATACCAGGGCACGACATTGCCAGGTTTTGCCGCGGCCGCAGCCGCCAACTTTGCCACCTTCCGGCCGACGTTCTCCGTGCCCGGACAGCCGACCAATTTCTCCAGCACCGCAGGAGCTGGCGGAAGCAGCTCGTCCGGAAAGTAG